Proteins encoded by one window of Microplitis demolitor isolate Queensland-Clemson2020A chromosome 6, iyMicDemo2.1a, whole genome shotgun sequence:
- the LOC103575080 gene encoding putative ankyrin repeat protein RF_0381, translating into MSQEKKKLTFGKDLNLKAIKGWIEKKAIDVNSVLTYCEEKGWTFVHIAADTSDEELLDYLLKKKANLNINNDDWGTPLHIAVTRENIKIVKRLIENGADINSPRGSFVWTPLHTAIENLNTEAIKLLIDKGADVNAACDDEIRTGCTPLHLAIETNNEEIVKLLMKKNVDVNATMKLFGSPIFSASTLGNSEIIKSLIKHGADINLPVDDKDSPYYQFTSLLIAVTFKHRQAVKILLQNGANVDAITDQADTALHLAVLHPDDGIVEELLNAGIDVNNFNRENKIAFDYCDDESTCKLLKEHIVKLKTAKIFIHKKNIDVILKDAELKNLRFECLQEIEKLKTTEIGTGLTFYELLNDIKGKLSVSNKNFDEISMIPKKTIVEKFPLYANLLVRRLNKIGKK; encoded by the coding sequence atgagtcaagaaaaaaaaaaattaacttttggcAAAGATCTAAATCTTAAAGCAATCAAAGgttggatagaaaaaaaagccaTTGATGTTAACTCTGTTCTAACTTATTGCGAAGAAAAAGGTTGGACTTTCGTTCATATAGCTGCTGATACTTCTGATGAAGAATTGTTAgattacttattaaaaaaaaaagcaaactTAAATATCAACAATGATGACTGGGGTACTCCCCTTCACATTGCTGTGACtcgtgaaaatattaaaattgtcaaaagGTTGATCGAAAATGGCGCGGATATAAATAGTCCAAGAGGTTCCTTTGTTTGGACACCGTTACATACAGCGATAGAAAATCTTAATACTGAAGcgatcaaattattaatagataaaGGTGCTGACGTAAACGCTGCTTGTGATGATGAGATAAGAACCGGTTGCACACCCTTACATCTTGCGATTGAAACAAATAATGAAGAGATAGTCAAAttacttatgaaaaaaaatgttgatgttAATGCTACAATGAAGTTATTTGGTTCGCCAATTTTTTCTGCTTCAACACTTGGAAACtccgaaataattaaaagtctTATTAAACATGGTGCTGATATTAATTTGCCCGTTGACGATAAAGACTCTCCGTATTATCAGTTTACATCACTTCTAATTGCCGTTACGTTTAAACATCGCCAAGCTGTGAAAAtcttattacaaaatggtGCCAATGTTGATGCTATCACGGATCAAGCTGATACTGCGCTTCATCTTGCTGTTTTACATCCCGACGATGGAATTGTCGAAGAATTATTAAACGCTGGTATAGATGTTAATAACTTTAATCGTGAAAATAAGATAGCGTTTGACTATTGCGATGATGAATCAACGTGTAAATTACTTAAAGAACATATTGTTAAATTGAAAAcagctaaaatatttatacataaaaaaaatatagatgtTATACTTAAAGATGcagagttgaaaaatttacgatTTGAATGTCTTCAGGAAatcgaaaaactaaaaactacTGAAATTGGGACGGGTTTAACATTTTATGAACTATTAAATGATATCAAGGGTAAATTGTcagtatcaaataaaaattttgatgagaTATCGATGATTCCCAAGAAAacaattgttgaaaaatttcctTTGTATGCTAATCTATTAGTAAgacgtttaaataaaattggtaaaaaataa